In the Gossypium raimondii isolate GPD5lz chromosome 9, ASM2569854v1, whole genome shotgun sequence genome, one interval contains:
- the LOC105798595 gene encoding pentatricopeptide repeat-containing protein At5g19020, mitochondrial, with product MFNSLKPKPCWLHKCLSTSGPSSKPHHYDLLLISSLKSAATHCSISHGRITHCLVIKSGFASNPFILNTLINMYAKCGFLQDAERLFSSSPNLDPVSYNIMISGYVKSGRFHEARSLFDQMPKKGCVSYTTMVMGFASKGYWREAIWIFKEMRYGGILPNEVTLASLISACSGFGGISICRMLHGLAVKVILDEFVIVSTNLLHMYCVCGSLKDGRDLFNQMLEKNVVSWNVMLNGYAKAGDVELARELFEKIPMKEKDVVSWGTMVDAYVQVDWLSEALTMFCAMLREGVEASDVMIVDLVSACARLSATLEGFQLHGRIVKAGFECYDFVQATIIHFYAACGRVDLAYLQFEVGVKDHLPSRNAVIAGYIRNGMIEQARRVFDEMAERDVSSWSSMIAGYAQSEQPNIALELFHEMIACGMQPNQITLASVFSAIASLGMLNEGRWALEYVQNNCIPLNDNLSAAIIDMYAKCGSINAALEVFCQIREKASTVSPWNAMICGLAMHGDANLSLEIYSYLERRHHIKQNSITFIGVLTACCHAGLVELGEKYFKRMKNVYNIDPGIKHYGCMVDLLGRAGRLEEAEKMIMSMPMKADVVIWGTLLAACRTHGNVDIGERAAENLAKLEPCHGGGKVLLSNLYADAGRWEDVFSVRRAMQNQRVKKSPGYSGVV from the coding sequence ATGTTCAATTCTCTCAAACCAAAACCTTGTTGGCTGCACAAATGTCTCTCCACTTCAGGACCTTCTTCCAAACCCCACCACTACGACCTCCTTCTAATCTCTTCCTTAAAATCCGCTGCAACTCATTGCTCTATTTCTCATGGCCGAATAACCCATTGCCTCGTAATCAAATCAGGCTTCGCTTCCAACCCTTTTATCCTAAACACCTTGATTAACATGTACGCCAAGTGCGGCTTCCTTCAAGACGCTGAACGTTTGTTCTCTTCTTCTCCCAACCTGGACCCTGTTTCTTACAACATCATGATTTCTGGGTATGTAAAATCTGGTCGGTTTCATGAAGCACGTAGCCTGTTTGATCAAATGCCTAAAAAGGGTTGTGTTTCTTATACTACCATGGTAATGGGATTTGCTTCAAAGGGCTACTGGAGAGAAGCAATTTGGATTTTTAAGGAAATGAGATATGGTGGTATTTTGCCTAACGAAGTCACGTTGGCAAGTTTGATTTCTGCTTGTTCGGGTTTTGGAGGGATTTCCATTTGTAGGATGTTACATGGTTTGGCGGTTAAGGTGATCCTTGACGAGTTCGTTATTGTTTCAACCAATTTGCTGCACATGTACTGTGTTTGTGGGAGTTTAAAGGACGGGAGGGATTTGTTTAACCAGATGCTAGAGAAgaatgttgtttcttggaatgtGATGTTGAATGGGTATGCAAAAGCTGGGGATGTTGAGTTGGCTCGGGAGTTGTTTGAGAAAATTCCCATGAAGGAAAAAGATGTTGTTTCGTGGGGTACCATGGTTGACGCTTATGTTCAAGTAGATTGGTTAAGTGAAGCTTTAACAATGTTTTGTGCTATGTTACGTGAGGGAGTTGAGGCAAGTGACGTTATGATTGTCGATTTAGTTTCAGCATGTGCACGTTTGAGTGCGACCCTAGAGGGCTTTCAGCTCCATGGTAGGATTGTGAAGGCAGGTTTTGAATGTTATGATTTTGTGCAAGCAACTATCATTCATTTTTATGCAGCTTGTGGGAGGGTTGATCTTGCTTATTTGCAGTTTGAAGTGGGTGTCAAGGATCATCTTCCTTCTAGAAATGCTGTTATTGCAGGATATATAAGAAATGGAATGATCGAACAGGCGAGACGGGTATTCGATGAGATGGCTGAAAGAGATGTTTCTTCATGGAGCTCTATGATTGCCGGTTACGCGCAGAGTGAGCAACCTAACATCGCTTTAGAGCTCTTCCACGAAATGATAGCTTGTGGTATGCAGCCAAACCAAATAACATTGGCAAGTGTTTTCTCTGCAATTGCTTCTTTAGGCATGTTGAATGAAGGGAGATGGGCTCTTGAATATGTACAAAATAACTGCATCCCTCTTAATGACAACTTAAGTGCTGCTATCATTGATATGTATGCAAAATGTGGGAGCATCAATGCTGCTTTAGAAGTTTTTTGTCAAATCCGAGAGAAGGCCTCCACTGTCTCACCTTGGAATGCAATGATATGTGGCTTGGCCATGCATGGAGATGCCAATTTATCACTTGAAATATATTCTTACTTGGAAAGGAGGCATCATATCAAGCAGAATTCAATAACATTCATTGGGGTCCTTACTGCGTGCTGCCATGCTGGGTTGGTAGAACTTGGGGAGAAGTATTTCAAGCGTATGAAGAATGTATATAACATAGATCCTGGTATCAAGCATTATGGTTGTATGGTAGACCTGTTGGGACGAGCTGGTCGTCTAGAAGAAGCCGAGAAAATGATTATGAGTATGCCTATGAAGGCAGATGTTGTGATTTGGGGCACATTATTGGCAGCATGTAGAACACATGGGAATGTGGATATAGGGGAAAGGGCCGCAGAGAACTTGGCAAAGTTGGAACCATGTCATGGAGGGGGTAAAGTCCTTTTGTCCAATTTATATGCAGATGCAGGGAGGTGGGAAGATGTATTTTCTGTAAGGAGAGCAATGCAAAATCAAAGAGTGAAGAAATCTCCTGGCTACAGTGGTGTTGtatga
- the LOC105798596 gene encoding altered inheritance rate of mitochondria protein 25 codes for MNRMKRFRCMSNVNETAREIFSLGAPFPCHVVKKHLYGIFGPTKPCIRHSIGAQRYFHQQLPQQECLGYGGMSSQESLMSGRNLFWRSNLPCSFRGNPLRSMQSGSTFCHYGDIANNETSLSRKFLAQLWIADRKMRKDLEKRRRKGKQLNYDEAQEPFQHPSENSFTGRIVTEEESAYQAAPVLKQQPVSQSVSSFLKPTSPEEAQIAPLLARSNLLITRDIEWANLVLGFEQENRYAIVDVCYPQSPVGFIREQSNVIARQLLRLRRPFVAYITDAMGNELFRVRRPFWWITSSIYVEIDGKEIGVVHRRWHLWRRVYDLYLGNKQFAVVENPGLWNWTFTLKDIDGQVLAEIDRDWRGFGFEIFTDAGQYVIRFGKADPVLKTGPASMIQELDVSRPLTLSERAIALALAISLDNDYFSRHGGWGIPFVAMGE; via the exons ATGAATAGAATGAAGCGGTTTCGCTGCATGTCCAATGTTAATGAAACCGCTAGGGAGATATTCTCATTAGGTGCACCATTCCCTTGTCATGTTGTGAAGAAACATCTTTATGGTATTTTTGGCCCAACAAAGCCTTGCATTCGTCATAGTATTGGAGCTCAAAGGTATTTTCACCAACAACTTCCGCAACAGGAATGTCTTGGGTATGGTGGAATGAGTTCCCAGGAAAGTTTGATGTCTGGGAGAAATTTGTTTTGGAGATCAAACCTACCTTGCTCTTTTCGAGGAAATCCTCTTCGGTCAATGCAAAGTGGTTCTACATTTTGCCATTATGGAGACATTGCCAACAATGAAACTTCTTTGAGTAGAAAGTTTCTTGCACAGCTTTGGATTGCAGATAGAAAAATGCGAAAGGAtcttgaaaaaagaagaagaaaaggtaaGCAGCTAAATTATGATGAGGCACAGGAACCTTTCCAACATCCATCCGAAAATAGCTTTACAGGCAGGATAGTCACAGAAGAAGAATCTGCTTATCAAGCTGCACCAGTTTTAAAGCAACAACCAGTTAGTCAATCTGTCTCAAGTTTTCTTAAGCCAACATCACCGGAGGAG GCTCAAATTGCACCTCTTCTTGCTAGGTCCAATCTGCTAATCACCAGGGATATTGAGTGGGCCAATCTTGTACTAGGTTTTGAGCAG GAGAACCGATATGCAATAGTGGATGTTTGCTACCCACAGTCA CCTGTTGGTTTTATTCGTGAGCAGAGTAACGTCATTGCTAGACAG TTGCTTCGCTTAAGGCGCCCTTTCGTTGCTTACATTACTGATGCAATGGGTAATGAGCTGTTTAGG GTTCGTAGGCCTTTTTGGTGGATAACCAGCTCAATTTATGTAGAAATTGACGGTAAG GAAATTGGTGTGGTTCACAGACGGTGGCATCTTTGGAGGAGGGTGTATGATTTGTACTTGGG GAATAAGCAATTTGCTGTGGTCGAAAATCCTGGCTTATGGAATTGGACTTTTACTTTGAAGGACATTGATGGGCAAGTTTTGGCAGAAATAGATCGTGATTGGAGGGGTTTTGGCTTTGag ATATTTACAGATGCCGGACAGTATGTCATCCGCTTTGGGAAGGCTGATCCCGTCTTGAAGACTGGTCCCGCTAGCATG ATCCAAGAGTTGGATGTAAGCCGTCCACTGACTCTATCAGAGCGAGCAATTGCTCTTGCTCTTGCTATTTCATTGGATAATGATTACTTCTCTAGGCACGGTGGCTG GGGAATCCCTTTTGTTGCAATGGGGGAGTAG